In a genomic window of Salmo trutta chromosome 32, fSalTru1.1, whole genome shotgun sequence:
- the LOC115171457 gene encoding growth factor receptor-bound protein 2, whose protein sequence is MEARGKYEFNATAEDELSFRKGDILKILGSQDEWFKAELHGQEGFVPQNYIERQTPSWFKETASRSSAEELLMSREVGGFLIRGSQSSPGEFSISVRHEFDVQHFKVMKDSKGHYFLWSEKFTSLNKLVDFYKNTSISKQRDIYLRDGSRDDQSPSTPQPLKRGSLPEERSYGAPTAATSHRRASDLPHSQQSKRPGMEERAHTIGTPGRNTPITSLPAPQRTSETMPHPQRAVIQVKAVYDFTAEEGDELGFRAGDVIDILDHSDPSWWKGRLRGKSGLFPANYTTPL, encoded by the exons ATGGAAGCCAGAGGAAAGTACGAGTTTAATGCTACGGCTGAGGATGAGCTGAGCTTCCGAAAGGGAGACATCCTGAAA ATTCTAGGTAGTCAAGATGAGTGGTTTAAGGCAGAGCTGCATGGACAGGAAGGCTTTGTGCCCCAAAACTACATTGAGAGACAAACCCCAAG ctgGTTCAAGGAAACGGCAAGCCGCAGCTCTGCTGAGGAGCTCCTGATGTCTAGGGAGGTGGGGGGATTCCTGATCCGTGGCAGTCAGAGCTCCCCTGGAGAATTTTCCATCTCTGTCAG ACATGAGTTTGACGTGCAGCATTTCAAAGTAATGAAGGACAGCAAAGGCCACTACTTCCTGTGGTCAGAGAAGTTCACTTCCCTCAACAAGCTGGTGGACTTCTACAAGAACACCTCCATCTCCAAGCAACGGGACATCTACCTTAGAGACGGTAGCCGGGATGACCAGAGCCCATCCACACCCCAACCG TTGAAGAGGGGGAGTCTACCTGAGGAGAGGAGCTATGGGGCCCCTACTGCAGCTACGTCACACCGCAGGGCCTCAGACCTTCCTCACAGTCAGCAG agTAAGAGAcctgggatggaggagagggctCACACCATAGGCACCCCTGGTAGAAACACCCCCATAACCTCTCTCCCAGCCCCCCAAAGGACATCTGAAACCATGCCTCATCCACAG agggcagtcatacaggtgaaagcagtgTACGACTTCACAGCGGAGGAAGGGGACGAGCTAGGCTTCCGTGCGGGTGATGTCATTGACATTTTGGATCACTCTGATCCATCGTGGTGGAAAGGAAGATTGCGGGGTAAAAGTGGTCTGTTCCCTGCCAACTATACCACACCATTATGA